Proteins encoded together in one Microtus ochrogaster isolate Prairie Vole_2 unplaced genomic scaffold, MicOch1.0 UNK17, whole genome shotgun sequence window:
- the LOC101990296 gene encoding E3 ubiquitin-protein ligase RLIM-like, with the protein MGTALQTLPLTEEENGDSSDDESNGDSVIDWLSSVRQTGNTTTSGQRGKQSGRAVSHTNPNSGDFRFSLESTNRNNRSQTSENENEPSATRLSVENMDRSLQRQVENSASETSSARTPRSEHSSAEALRDVPSTRGRRRARSLKPEHQRRTRARAERSRSSLHPANEVPQRSHHSISSQTFEQPLVNDIEGSSRAPLHGTLRHQITGPELLGKGRFLAAGSRNSAAQGTSSLDTDTNGEAAGSGQRPPTRDLQVRRFLLAEDRQRDGIASKTRSRSQIPNNTVTYESEPEGFIGTFTLSERAAGRSYVSTHRFSTLTIFNSGSRETTSLPIQTRLRQRTTAFGELPWSGRGKRSYNPGFSSIDEYSESISQMFEGGIEATQLYPFNDNHLNRRPTNVQINNLATRSFGENDALKTCTICITEYTEGDKLLALPCSHEYHVHCIDCWLSENNTCPICRRVVFSSWNRHRAV; encoded by the coding sequence aagaaaatggagactCTTCAGATGACGAGTCCAATGGTGACTCCGTAATAGATTGGCTTAGCTCTGTCAGACAGACTGGCAATACAACAACAAGTGGTCAGAGAGGAAAGCAGTCCGGGAGGGCAGTGAGCCACACTAATCCAAACAGTGGTGATTTCAGATTTAGTTTAGAGTCAACTAACCGTAATAATAGAAGCCAAACctcagagaatgaaaatgaaccaTCTGCTACACGTCTTAGTGTAGAAAACATGGATCGCAGCCTCCAAAGGCAAGTGGAAAATTCAGCATCTGAGACATCATCTGCCAGAACACCTAGGTCAGAACACAGTTCTGCTGAAGCATTAAGAGATGTACCATCCACCAGAGGTCGGAGGAGGGCAAGAAGCCTGAAACCAGAACACCAGCGAAGAACCAGAGCCAGAGCTGAAAGAAGTAGGTCTTCTCTGCACCCAGCAAATGAAGTTCCACAAAGATCTCATCATAGCATCTCATCTCAGACTTTTGAGCAGCCTTTGGTAAACGACATCGAGGGAAGTTCTAGAGCCCCTCTCCATGGGACTTTGAGACACCAGATAACTGGACCTGAGTTGCTAGGTAAAGGTCGTTTTTTGGCGGCTGGGTCAAGAAATTCTGCCGCTCAAGGGACAAGCTCTTTAGACACAGATACCAATGGTGAAGCGGCAGGATCTGGTCAAAGACCTCCAACCAGAGACCTTCAAGTCAGAAGATTTCTGCTGGCAGAAGACCGGCAGAGAGATGGCATAGCTAGCAAAACTCGGTCAAGGTCTCAGATCCCAAACAACACGGTCACTTATGAAAGTGAACCTGAAGGTTTTATAGGCACCTTTACACTTTCTGAACGTGCAGCTGGGAGAAGCTATGTCAGTACTCACAGGTTTTCCACTCTTACAATCTTCAATAGTGGATCAAGGGAAACTACATCTCTTCCGATTCAAACCAGGTTAAGGCAGAGAACAACAGCTTTTGGTGAGCTTCCATGGAGTGGAAGAGGGAAGCGCAGCTACAACCCTGGCTTCAGTTCCATTGATGAATATTCAGAAAGTATCTCACAGATGTTTGAAGGAGGTATTGAAGCAACCCAACTTTACCCCTTTAATGACAACCACCTAAATAGAAGACCCACCAATGTCCAGATTAATAACTTGGCAACGAGAAGTTTTGGTGAAAACGATGCATTGAAGACATGTACTATTTGCATTACAGAATATACAGAAGGCGACAAACTTCTTGCGCTACCTTGCTCCCATGAGTACCACGTTCACTGCATCGACTGCTGGTTATCGGAGAATAACACCTGTCCCATTTGTCGCAGGgttgtcttttcttcctggaaCAGACATAGGGCTGTTTAA